In a genomic window of Sulfurimonas denitrificans DSM 1251:
- the recG gene encoding ATP-dependent DNA helicase RecG, whose protein sequence is MNVTKEQKEKFKKLGISSCSELSLIIPSLYEDLRLSNKLSPHSMQLIDATVEAIYRAPNSLQITFFVHNFSHTVTGVIFRPKPYLLHQFKVGQRDYYYGMMECKGGTCSINMPKKITIIGAITPKYKSALRSDVMLRFVQNLLTKENLLLDGLREDVACELLKLHFPQSVIPNIKELDEKILRALKYTELFVYMRELAKKRRYYPSLSLTCKSYDEWLQTLPFRLTNEQIKAIEDIRADFQKGLSARRMIVGDVGSGKTMVILASALMNSPNRSILMAPTTILANQIYEEAKKYLPMMNIALVSSKNKNMDLSEYDFIIGTHALLYRELPIATLVMVDEQHRFGTAQRNLLEKLVSSQNSSSKISDAKSHFLQFSATPIPRTQAMIEMAHIDVSLITSTPFKKEIKSRVIHKSDFKELLEHIKVEIALGNQVLLVYPLVEQSEVLEYQSIDEARSFWEARFTNVHVTHGKDKDKEEVLREFDKQGDILIATTVVEVGISLSRLSTVVIVGAERLGLSTLHQLRGRVSRTGLKGYCFLYTNQNKSERLDKFVDTTSGFDIANLDLKFRKSGDLLRGHNQSGNQFRWVDLAEDEEIVKLVKDDLLK, encoded by the coding sequence ATGAACGTAACAAAAGAGCAAAAAGAGAAGTTTAAAAAGCTAGGCATAAGCAGCTGTAGTGAACTCTCTTTGATAATCCCATCTCTTTATGAAGATTTACGGCTTAGCAATAAACTGAGTCCGCACTCTATGCAACTCATTGACGCTACTGTTGAAGCCATATATAGAGCTCCTAATTCACTTCAAATTACTTTTTTTGTCCATAATTTTTCACATACAGTTACAGGTGTAATTTTTCGTCCAAAACCATATCTGCTGCATCAATTCAAAGTTGGGCAGAGAGATTATTATTATGGAATGATGGAGTGCAAAGGCGGTACATGTAGTATAAATATGCCAAAAAAAATCACAATTATAGGTGCTATAACTCCAAAGTACAAATCAGCCCTAAGAAGTGATGTGATGTTACGATTTGTGCAAAATCTCTTAACTAAAGAGAATCTGCTCTTGGATGGCTTAAGAGAAGATGTTGCATGTGAACTTTTAAAACTCCATTTTCCTCAAAGCGTAATACCAAATATAAAAGAGCTGGATGAGAAAATATTAAGGGCATTAAAATATACAGAGCTTTTTGTTTATATGAGAGAGTTGGCTAAGAAGAGACGCTATTATCCTTCTCTCTCACTTACATGTAAGAGTTATGACGAGTGGCTGCAGACTCTTCCTTTTAGGCTAACAAATGAGCAGATAAAAGCGATAGAAGATATAAGAGCAGATTTTCAAAAAGGGCTCTCTGCAAGACGAATGATAGTTGGAGATGTTGGAAGTGGGAAAACTATGGTTATTTTGGCATCAGCTCTGATGAACTCCCCGAATCGCTCAATCTTAATGGCGCCAACTACAATCCTTGCAAACCAAATCTATGAAGAGGCAAAAAAATATCTTCCAATGATGAATATAGCCTTGGTTAGCAGTAAAAACAAAAATATGGATTTAAGTGAGTATGACTTTATCATTGGCACACATGCACTTTTATATAGGGAACTTCCAATAGCCACTTTAGTTATGGTTGATGAGCAACACCGTTTTGGAACTGCTCAGAGAAACTTGCTTGAAAAACTGGTAAGCAGCCAAAATAGTAGCAGCAAAATTTCAGATGCAAAATCACATTTTTTACAATTCTCAGCAACTCCAATCCCACGAACTCAAGCGATGATAGAGATGGCTCATATTGATGTTTCGCTTATTACTTCAACACCTTTTAAAAAAGAGATAAAGAGCAGAGTTATACATAAGAGCGATTTTAAGGAGCTTCTTGAGCATATAAAAGTTGAGATTGCTCTTGGAAATCAAGTACTTCTTGTATATCCACTTGTTGAACAGAGTGAAGTTTTAGAGTATCAAAGTATTGATGAAGCTAGAAGTTTCTGGGAGGCAAGATTTACAAATGTACATGTAACGCATGGAAAGGATAAAGATAAAGAAGAAGTTTTAAGAGAATTTGATAAACAAGGAGATATCCTCATTGCTACAACTGTTGTAGAAGTTGGTATCTCTTTGAGTCGCCTTAGCACTGTTGTGATTGTTGGTGCTGAGAGGTTAGGACTCTCGACTCTTCATCAGCTCCGTGGCAGAGTTAGCCGAACAGGTCTTAAGGGCTACTGCTTTTTATATACAAATCAAAATAAATCTGAGCGTCTTGATAAATTTGTAGATACAACTAGTGGATTTGATATTGCTAATCTTGATTTAAAATTTAGAAAAAGCGGAGATTTGTTAAGAGGGCATAATCAAAGTGGAAATCAGTTTAGATGGGTTGATTTGGCAGAGGATGAAGAGATAGTAAAGTTGGTAAAGGATGATTTGTTAAAGTGA
- a CDS encoding dehypoxanthine futalosine cyclase produces the protein MKRLTKQEALELIKSADFKELGRMATARKKELHPEGITTFVVDRNINYTNICWVDCKFCAFYRHEKDADAYVLTFDEIDKKIDELLEIGGTQILFQGGVHPKLKIEWYEDLVEHIHTKYPTITIHGFSSIEIDFIAKVSHISVEEVLERLHVKGLASIPGAGAEILSDKVRDIIAPKKIDSEVWVDVHRKAHKLGIMSTATMMYGTVESDEDIIEHFDMIRRLQDETHGFRAFIMWSFQGQNTELLRLIPDMEKPSSNRYLRLLAVARLYLDNVPNIQSSWVTQGPYIGQMALRFGANDLGSTMMEENVVSSAGAAYTMAKSEMVHLIKDIGEIPAVRNTAYEILEKFA, from the coding sequence ATGAAGAGATTAACTAAGCAAGAGGCTCTAGAGCTTATAAAAAGTGCAGACTTTAAAGAACTCGGACGTATGGCAACAGCTCGCAAAAAAGAGCTTCATCCTGAAGGTATTACGACTTTTGTTGTTGATAGAAATATCAACTATACAAATATTTGCTGGGTTGATTGTAAATTTTGTGCATTTTATAGACATGAAAAAGATGCGGATGCTTATGTTTTGACTTTTGATGAGATTGATAAAAAAATTGACGAACTCTTAGAAATAGGCGGTACACAGATACTTTTTCAAGGAGGAGTTCATCCTAAGCTAAAGATAGAGTGGTATGAGGATTTGGTTGAGCATATTCATACAAAATATCCGACTATCACGATACATGGCTTCTCTTCTATAGAGATAGATTTTATCGCCAAAGTATCTCACATAAGTGTTGAAGAGGTTTTAGAGAGGCTACATGTAAAGGGTCTTGCTTCAATTCCAGGAGCTGGTGCTGAGATACTTAGTGATAAAGTCCGTGACATAATTGCTCCTAAGAAAATAGATAGTGAAGTTTGGGTTGATGTTCATAGAAAAGCTCATAAACTCGGCATCATGTCAACAGCTACTATGATGTATGGGACTGTTGAGAGCGATGAGGACATAATAGAGCATTTTGATATGATAAGAAGACTTCAAGATGAGACACATGGTTTTCGTGCTTTTATCATGTGGAGTTTTCAAGGACAAAATACTGAGCTTTTACGCCTTATTCCAGATATGGAAAAACCATCCTCAAACCGTTACTTAAGACTTTTAGCGGTTGCAAGGCTTTACCTTGATAATGTGCCAAATATCCAAAGCTCTTGGGTTACACAAGGTCCATATATCGGGCAGATGGCTCTTAGGTTTGGGGCAAATGATTTGGGTTCGACTATGATGGAAGAAAATGTTGTAAGTAGTGCTGGAGCGGCTTATACAATGGCAAAGAGCGAGATGGTGCATCTTATAAAAGATATAGGCGAAATACCAGCGGTACGAAATACTGCTTATGAAATTTTAGAGAAATTTGCATAA
- a CDS encoding DUF3108 domain-containing protein, with protein sequence MEIRFFLIFFLVVSTLFAKEISSRYEIEVTLFKKVGYADIIFKEDGKNYETTLTVTAVGMAATLLRNRFETFTSRGKIVDGRYVPDIFIKTKEDNKRSRTQTYYFDHHKNEIKLIEEKTKLVNKASFNSSNLCITYRDVNESSREEKIEEQYFKNDSLTIYLNAIKNCNARSREYPLYAIGAHNDENSVLLSYLDKKKDTKINSLQDSDYLYNLNVEPFDKSDTIVDVLIALDSDGTLKEAFMGEVFWIGKITAKRIYHNVIQ encoded by the coding sequence GTGGAAATTAGATTTTTTTTAATATTTTTTTTAGTTGTAAGTACCCTCTTTGCAAAAGAGATTTCTAGTCGTTATGAGATAGAAGTAACACTTTTTAAAAAAGTTGGCTATGCGGATATAATCTTTAAAGAAGATGGCAAAAATTATGAGACAACTCTTACGGTAACTGCGGTTGGCATGGCTGCTACTCTTTTAAGAAATAGATTTGAAACATTTACCAGCAGAGGCAAAATTGTAGATGGAAGATATGTACCTGATATATTTATAAAAACAAAAGAGGACAATAAAAGATCAAGAACTCAAACTTACTATTTTGATCATCACAAAAATGAGATTAAACTCATAGAAGAGAAGACAAAATTGGTAAATAAAGCCTCTTTTAATAGCTCAAATCTGTGTATTACCTATAGAGATGTAAATGAGAGTTCAAGAGAAGAGAAGATTGAAGAGCAATATTTCAAAAATGACTCTTTAACTATATATTTAAATGCCATAAAAAACTGTAATGCACGCTCAAGAGAGTACCCACTCTATGCGATTGGTGCGCACAACGATGAAAACAGTGTTTTGCTCTCATATTTGGATAAAAAAAAAGATACAAAAATAAACTCTTTGCAAGATAGTGATTATCTCTACAATCTTAACGTTGAACCATTTGATAAAAGCGACACAATTGTTGATGTTTTAATTGCTCTGGATAGCGATGGAACTTTAAAAGAGGCATTTATGGGAGAAGTTTTTTGGATTGGAAAAATTACTGCAAAAAGAATTTATCATAATGTTATTCAATGA
- the hpf gene encoding ribosome hibernation-promoting factor, HPF/YfiA family has translation MNISLTGRHVELTDAIKAHMNASIQTLSKYNLDIISVNVIASTQTKKGKDHSVVEFVINLAHKNSIVIEQNDQDLYAAIDLATTRAQKAMRRIHDRDSGHHKDGINEAKIQANTTINLNEASEAMEDEIVPVELALYKPREVEDVLNDIKENKKLFEIFIDNDGKTRVLYKRNDGKFGLY, from the coding sequence ATGAATATATCATTAACTGGACGCCATGTTGAACTAACAGATGCTATAAAAGCACACATGAACGCCTCTATACAAACACTAAGTAAATATAATCTTGACATTATTTCTGTCAATGTGATAGCTTCAACTCAAACAAAAAAAGGTAAAGACCACTCTGTAGTTGAGTTTGTAATAAATTTAGCACATAAAAACTCAATAGTAATTGAGCAAAATGACCAAGATCTCTACGCTGCTATCGATTTAGCAACCACAAGAGCACAAAAGGCTATGCGACGCATACATGATAGAGATAGCGGACACCATAAAGATGGTATAAATGAAGCAAAAATTCAAGCAAACACTACTATTAATTTAAATGAAGCTAGTGAAGCTATGGAAGATGAGATTGTACCTGTGGAGTTAGCTCTTTATAAACCTCGTGAAGTTGAAGATGTACTAAATGATATAAAAGAGAATAAAAAGCTCTTTGAAATTTTTATAGATAATGATGGAAAAACAAGAGTTTTATACAAAAGAAACGACGGTAAATTCGGTCTTTACTAG
- a CDS encoding cytochrome C has translation MRGIFLTLLVASFIYGAEMGSLLFHGNCVTCHHETKTISAPSATEFRQRYRDAFSSKEEFVSYMSSWVKKPSHEGSLMHDAIKKHELMPELGFDEDALKIICAYIYDTNFVEEEKTHPKR, from the coding sequence ATGAGAGGGATTTTTCTGACTCTTTTAGTAGCGTCATTTATCTATGGAGCAGAGATGGGTTCGCTTCTTTTTCATGGGAATTGTGTTACATGTCATCATGAAACAAAAACTATCTCTGCACCCTCCGCAACTGAGTTTAGACAGAGATACAGAGATGCATTTTCCTCTAAAGAGGAGTTTGTATCTTACATGTCAAGTTGGGTTAAAAAACCCTCACATGAAGGCTCTCTTATGCATGACGCTATAAAAAAACATGAGCTGATGCCTGAACTTGGGTTTGATGAAGATGCACTAAAAATTATTTGTGCTTATATATATGATACAAATTTTGTAGAGGAGGAAAAAACTCATCCTAAGAGATAG
- the nusB gene encoding transcription antitermination factor NusB, which yields MATRHQARMAVVSLLYAFDLGNGNIAEHTDEILEEKKIRNKQKDFALTLYEGVMANITPVDEAIVKHLKDWDFERLGAIERATLRLATYEILFGELDSAVVINEAVEITKAFGTEQSPKFINGVLDAISKDK from the coding sequence ATGGCAACTAGACATCAAGCCAGAATGGCGGTTGTAAGCCTACTTTACGCATTTGATTTGGGTAATGGAAACATTGCAGAGCATACAGATGAGATTTTAGAAGAGAAGAAGATTAGAAACAAACAAAAAGATTTTGCACTTACTCTTTATGAGGGTGTTATGGCAAACATAACTCCTGTTGATGAGGCGATAGTTAAGCACCTTAAAGATTGGGATTTTGAGAGACTTGGAGCTATCGAGAGAGCAACTCTTAGACTTGCAACTTATGAGATACTTTTTGGAGAACTTGACTCTGCTGTTGTCATAAATGAAGCAGTTGAAATAACAAAAGCGTTTGGAACAGAGCAGTCACCAAAGTTTATAAATGGTGTGCTTGACGCAATTTCTAAAGATAAGTAA
- a CDS encoding phosphoribosyltransferase, which translates to MKYYNYETFKNDTNKLLLLLREHDFEAIVTVARGGFTLAHAVSQGLNIRDVQSIRTELYDKDKKREKIKLFQKCDFRNLKRVLLLDDISDSGETLSAVMGYLKEEFKEIEFKSATLFYKKTSMYEPDFWINEVDDWIDFFWERDFLEDKTIS; encoded by the coding sequence ATGAAATATTATAATTATGAAACATTTAAAAATGACACAAATAAGTTGCTGCTTTTGCTTAGGGAGCATGATTTTGAAGCGATAGTAACAGTAGCAAGAGGTGGTTTTACGCTAGCTCACGCAGTCTCTCAAGGATTAAATATAAGAGATGTTCAAAGCATCAGAACTGAACTTTACGACAAAGATAAAAAAAGAGAGAAGATTAAACTTTTTCAAAAATGCGATTTTAGGAATCTTAAGAGAGTTTTACTGCTTGATGATATATCTGATAGTGGGGAGACTCTTAGTGCTGTTATGGGCTATTTAAAGGAAGAATTTAAAGAGATAGAGTTTAAATCCGCAACACTTTTTTATAAAAAAACCTCTATGTATGAGCCAGATTTTTGGATAAATGAAGTAGATGATTGGATAGATTTTTTCTGGGAGAGAGATTTTTTAGAGGATAAAACTATCTCTTAG
- a CDS encoding DMT family transporter, giving the protein MKHIKELNSGVKYMLIASLLFAVMGAFAKLASEHMSSLEVVFFRNIFGVIFIGYALYKSPMKSRGGKPYLLFFRGLMGFLSLLAYFYNIANISLGDAVTYSKTAPIFTAIFAWFFLNEKLSLNAWIAVFIGFCGIVLIAQPSGIGFSKYDMLGIFSGVGAALAYTSIRELKEYYDTRMIVLSFTFVGTVAPILLFIISKYFYISALDFMLGEFVLPSGVVWVYIVGLGTLGTLSQYFMTKAYGETKAGIVGAVSYTNIVFAIFIGVVLGDAYPSVVSACGIALIVSAGIMVAKSK; this is encoded by the coding sequence ATGAAACATATTAAAGAGTTAAACAGCGGTGTAAAATATATGCTTATTGCATCACTGCTTTTTGCCGTAATGGGCGCATTTGCAAAACTAGCATCAGAACATATGAGTTCACTTGAGGTAGTTTTTTTTAGAAATATTTTCGGTGTAATCTTTATTGGATATGCTCTTTATAAAAGCCCGATGAAGAGTAGGGGTGGGAAACCATATTTGCTGTTTTTTAGAGGATTGATGGGGTTTTTATCTCTTCTTGCCTATTTTTACAACATAGCAAATATTTCACTTGGAGACGCTGTTACCTACTCAAAAACTGCACCTATCTTCACGGCTATTTTTGCATGGTTTTTTTTAAATGAAAAACTCTCACTTAATGCTTGGATTGCTGTATTTATAGGTTTTTGCGGGATTGTTTTAATCGCACAACCCAGCGGAATTGGTTTTAGCAAATATGACATGTTAGGAATTTTTAGCGGTGTTGGTGCTGCTCTTGCATACACTTCAATAAGAGAGTTAAAAGAGTACTATGATACGAGAATGATAGTTTTATCTTTTACTTTTGTTGGAACAGTTGCTCCGATTTTACTTTTTATAATCTCAAAATATTTTTATATCTCTGCGCTTGATTTTATGTTGGGAGAGTTTGTTCTTCCTAGTGGAGTTGTTTGGGTTTATATTGTGGGGCTTGGTACTTTGGGAACGCTATCTCAATACTTTATGACAAAAGCGTATGGAGAGACAAAAGCGGGAATTGTTGGGGCGGTTAGTTATACAAATATAGTTTTTGCTATTTTTATTGGAGTAGTGCTTGGAGACGCATATCCAAGTGTTGTAAGCGCATGTGGAATTGCTCTTATAGTCAGTGCTGGAATTATGGTTGCAAAATCAAAATAA
- a CDS encoding M16 family metallopeptidase translates to MAATIDEIKAKDVNVPLIFEQDTRLPLITMQLVFKNSGSISDKTKAGLSKFSAKMINEGTKELGSSAFAEALESRAIHISATSGKETFVIELGCLKEEFDEGLKYLQMLLRDPNLTPEVIKKIKTATLGSLANKESDFDYIASNELKKLLFEGSVLAQPSLGSIESVKSIELDDVQNFIKENIVSSKLIVVVGGDTDVEEVKSKALKIINSLSIGSDSKVEKCEIVAEPRESVIKKDTQQAYVYFGSPYNISIDSDDYYKARVATFILGAGGFGSRLMEEIRVKRGLAYSAYARIDVSKSSSSMNGHLQTKLESLEEAKKSVKAIVEDFVKNGVKKSELEQTKKFLLGSEPLRVETMSQRLNRTFMEYYNGQKLGHSDEELERIKNLELKDLNKFIKEHREILDMSFAIVTK, encoded by the coding sequence ATGGCAGCAACAATAGATGAGATAAAAGCAAAAGATGTAAACGTACCTCTTATTTTTGAACAAGACACAAGATTGCCGCTAATAACTATGCAACTTGTTTTTAAAAATAGCGGAAGCATATCAGATAAAACAAAAGCAGGTTTGTCTAAATTTAGTGCAAAAATGATAAATGAGGGAACTAAAGAGCTAGGCTCAAGTGCATTTGCAGAAGCTCTAGAGAGCAGAGCCATTCATATCTCTGCTACAAGTGGCAAAGAGACTTTTGTAATAGAGCTAGGGTGTTTAAAAGAGGAGTTTGATGAGGGTCTAAAATATTTACAGATGCTTTTAAGAGATCCAAATCTAACGCCTGAAGTTATAAAAAAAATCAAAACAGCAACGCTTGGCTCTTTGGCAAATAAAGAGAGTGATTTTGATTATATAGCTTCAAATGAGTTAAAAAAACTTCTTTTTGAGGGAAGCGTACTTGCACAACCATCTTTGGGGAGTATTGAGAGTGTGAAAAGTATTGAACTTGATGATGTTCAAAATTTTATAAAAGAGAACATTGTATCTTCTAAATTGATTGTCGTTGTAGGCGGAGATACTGACGTAGAAGAGGTAAAGAGCAAAGCTTTAAAAATCATAAACTCTTTGAGTATTGGTAGTGATAGTAAAGTCGAGAAATGCGAAATTGTAGCGGAGCCAAGAGAGAGCGTAATAAAAAAAGATACGCAACAAGCGTATGTCTATTTTGGCTCGCCATATAATATCTCAATAGATTCAGATGATTATTATAAAGCCAGAGTTGCTACTTTCATACTTGGAGCAGGTGGTTTTGGCTCAAGACTTATGGAGGAGATTAGAGTAAAACGTGGTCTTGCTTACTCTGCCTATGCAAGAATTGATGTGAGTAAATCAAGCTCTAGTATGAATGGGCATCTTCAAACAAAGCTAGAGTCACTTGAAGAGGCAAAGAAGAGCGTTAAAGCGATAGTTGAAGATTTTGTAAAAAATGGCGTTAAAAAAAGTGAACTTGAGCAGACAAAGAAGTTTTTACTAGGAAGCGAGCCACTTAGAGTAGAGACAATGAGCCAAAGACTAAACCGTACTTTTATGGAGTACTATAATGGGCAAAAGCTTGGTCATTCAGATGAAGAGTTAGAGCGCATCAAAAATCTAGAGCTTAAAGATTTGAACAAATTTATAAAAGAGCACAGAGAGATTTTAGATATGAGTTTTGCGATAGTTACAAAGTAA
- the ribH gene encoding 6,7-dimethyl-8-ribityllumazine synthase: MKLIEGQLKVVNGKKVAIVSTRWNHFIVDRLVEGAKDAFARHGGDEADLTHVLVPGAFELPMIIDKLLASGKYDAICALGAVIRGATPHFDYVSAEATKGIAMMSLKHQKPVSFGLLTTDNIEQSIERAGTKAGNKGFEAMTVVIEMLDLYENL, from the coding sequence ATGAAGTTAATTGAAGGACAACTAAAAGTTGTAAATGGGAAAAAAGTTGCGATAGTTAGTACAAGATGGAATCACTTTATTGTTGATAGACTTGTTGAGGGTGCGAAGGACGCATTTGCTCGTCATGGCGGAGACGAGGCTGATTTGACACATGTTTTGGTTCCTGGGGCGTTTGAGCTTCCTATGATTATTGACAAGCTTTTAGCAAGTGGAAAATATGATGCTATTTGTGCTCTTGGCGCTGTTATTCGTGGGGCAACACCGCATTTTGATTATGTCTCTGCTGAGGCAACAAAAGGGATAGCGATGATGAGCTTGAAGCACCAAAAACCTGTTTCATTTGGTCTTTTGACAACTGACAATATTGAGCAGTCAATAGAGAGAGCTGGTACAAAAGCTGGTAACAAAGGTTTTGAAGCAATGACTGTTGTTATTGAGATGCTAGATTTGTATGAGAACCTTTAA
- a CDS encoding TerB family tellurite resistance protein: protein MGNIIIFAILGWFFYWIFKSYSKYSAYSKESFKNFSISKESLQRSELGLFIALVAKVAKADGKVDALEAELIGIMFDDISAIFPEPQKTKDILKEIFNEEKDKKENLHSIAQTLSHAIKRDRAKQQQFMGFLIQLAFVDGELSKSEEEILSQIAEALEFDPNIYHAMFDKFEQMMKNITPKANISDAYKLLGVSEGDDMDTIKKAYRKLVREFHPDIIKSQGKNEAYMQEATAKTQEINQAYEMIKERRK from the coding sequence ATGGGAAATATAATTATTTTTGCGATTTTAGGCTGGTTTTTTTATTGGATTTTTAAAAGCTACTCAAAATATAGTGCTTATTCAAAAGAGAGTTTTAAAAATTTCTCTATCTCTAAAGAGTCGCTTCAAAGGAGTGAGCTTGGTCTTTTTATAGCCCTTGTTGCTAAAGTTGCAAAAGCTGATGGCAAAGTTGATGCTCTTGAAGCAGAGCTTATCGGCATCATGTTTGATGATATCTCAGCAATATTTCCAGAGCCTCAAAAAACTAAAGATATTTTAAAAGAGATATTTAACGAAGAGAAAGACAAAAAAGAAAATCTGCATAGTATCGCTCAAACTCTAAGCCATGCGATAAAAAGAGACAGAGCAAAACAGCAACAATTTATGGGCTTTTTGATTCAGTTGGCATTTGTTGATGGGGAGCTAAGCAAAAGCGAAGAGGAGATTTTATCTCAAATAGCTGAAGCACTTGAGTTTGATCCAAATATATATCATGCAATGTTTGATAAATTTGAGCAAATGATGAAAAACATCACTCCAAAAGCAAATATATCTGATGCTTATAAACTTCTTGGAGTAAGCGAGGGTGATGACATGGACACAATCAAAAAAGCATATAGAAAACTAGTTCGTGAATTTCATCCAGACATCATAAAATCTCAAGGTAAAAATGAAGCTTACATGCAAGAAGCAACAGCAAAAACTCAAGAGATAAATCAAGCTTATGAGATGATAAAAGAGAGAAGAAAGTAG
- the kdsA gene encoding 3-deoxy-8-phosphooctulonate synthase has translation MTFYFLKGKYMKLLAGPCVIESEENIFKIAKSLETYQNDKTIDFYFKSSFDKANRTSLDSFRGLGIDEGLRILQKVKDDFGYKVVTDVHESCQVAQVAEVVDMLQIPAFLCRQTDLLVACAKTNREVNIKKGQFINPPDMRYSVAKVLKTRGCDEVSYEASKKHGVFLCERGSSFGYGNIIVDMRSLVIMREFAPTIFDATHSVQAPGALGGKTGGDRTMVPYLSSAAAAVGVDGFFFETHFDPSIALSDGPNMIKLDELETIINKIKKIQEI, from the coding sequence ATCACTTTCTATTTTTTAAAAGGCAAATATATGAAATTACTCGCTGGACCTTGCGTTATTGAGAGTGAAGAAAACATTTTTAAAATTGCAAAATCATTAGAGACTTATCAAAATGATAAAACAATCGATTTTTATTTTAAATCAAGTTTTGATAAAGCAAATCGTACATCATTAGATAGTTTTAGAGGACTTGGCATTGATGAGGGGCTTAGAATACTTCAAAAAGTCAAAGATGATTTTGGCTACAAAGTAGTTACTGATGTGCATGAATCATGTCAAGTTGCTCAGGTTGCAGAGGTTGTAGATATGCTCCAAATCCCTGCATTTTTGTGTCGCCAAACAGATTTGCTTGTTGCGTGTGCAAAAACAAACAGAGAGGTAAATATCAAAAAAGGGCAGTTTATAAACCCGCCTGATATGCGCTACTCTGTGGCAAAAGTGCTAAAAACTAGAGGTTGTGATGAGGTAAGTTATGAAGCTTCTAAAAAACATGGAGTCTTTTTGTGTGAGAGAGGAAGCTCTTTTGGATATGGAAATATCATTGTAGATATGCGCTCACTCGTTATCATGAGAGAGTTTGCACCGACTATATTTGATGCAACTCACTCCGTTCAAGCCCCGGGTGCGCTTGGCGGAAAAACAGGCGGAGATAGAACAATGGTGCCATATCTCTCAAGTGCAGCCGCAGCAGTTGGAGTTGATGGCTTCTTTTTTGAGACACATTTTGATCCAAGTATAGCACTAAGTGATGGACCAAATATGATAAAACTAGATGAACTAGAAACAATAATAAATAAAATTAAAAAAATACAGGAGATATAA
- a CDS encoding type II secretion system protein yields the protein MSRAAFTMLELLFVILIMGLLANYGVELLSKAYKNFIFTSINNSLQANSAMAVENIAARLQYRIKDSVIARGTDGTFQGLEANSDSTAPILEWVGYDAEGFRGNTTPMPHWSGIIDIGLSTSTALVSPATDTAKVETLINTLSNGTSGVSSAALYFIGSDSDIQTGYGWNGAISTQNKAMHPIRRDVAAPQNFIPINGATGADNNFTGVDVYEYYQLAWSAYAVGISDYNVITKTGTLMLYYNYQPWRGQTYLRDATAVMLMQNVSTFRFMAAGSVLKIEVCVKADLMEDYSLCKEKTLF from the coding sequence ATGTCTAGAGCTGCCTTTACAATGCTAGAGCTTCTCTTTGTTATTCTTATCATGGGTCTTCTTGCCAACTATGGTGTTGAGCTTTTATCTAAAGCATACAAAAATTTTATCTTCACAAGCATAAACAACTCTCTTCAAGCAAACAGTGCTATGGCAGTTGAGAATATCGCTGCAAGATTGCAGTACCGCATCAAAGATTCTGTGATTGCTAGAGGGACAGATGGAACATTTCAAGGGCTTGAGGCAAACAGTGATTCAACTGCTCCAATTTTAGAGTGGGTTGGATATGATGCAGAAGGATTTCGTGGCAACACTACACCAATGCCTCACTGGAGTGGAATTATTGATATAGGTTTGTCAACTAGCACAGCTCTTGTATCTCCTGCTACAGATACTGCTAAAGTAGAAACTCTCATAAACACTCTCTCAAATGGAACTAGCGGTGTAAGCAGCGCAGCTTTGTATTTTATTGGCTCAGATAGTGACATACAAACTGGGTATGGATGGAATGGAGCAATTTCAACGCAAAACAAAGCTATGCACCCCATAAGAAGAGATGTTGCTGCCCCACAAAATTTCATACCTATAAATGGTGCCACTGGCGCAGATAATAATTTTACTGGGGTTGATGTTTATGAGTACTATCAACTTGCATGGAGTGCTTATGCTGTTGGTATAAGCGATTATAATGTTATAACAAAAACTGGTACGCTTATGCTATATTATAACTATCAACCATGGAGAGGTCAAACATATTTGAGAGATGCAACTGCTGTTATGTTAATGCAAAACGTAAGCACATTTAGATTTATGGCAGCTGGATCTGTTTTAAAAATAGAAGTTTGTGTAAAAGCTGATTTAATGGAGGATTACTCTTTATGCAAAGAAAAAACACTCTTTTAA